One segment of Geomonas ferrireducens DNA contains the following:
- a CDS encoding TetR/AcrR family transcriptional regulator: MKRTHNKDDLVQTGLEIIFSRGFNGTGIETILKQANVPKGSFYNFFSSKEEFGLAVIDLFLSEMTALLKPISEDLSLPPLERIRRTFELLIARFEENNCSKGCLLANLGLEMSDQCEPFRHRLEDALQRWIDSVAEMLKEARETGAVHIEVEPSILAESMVASFEGALLRAKVKKSVEPLKNFIHLYFNVFLA; encoded by the coding sequence ATGAAGCGCACACACAACAAAGACGACCTCGTTCAGACCGGACTCGAAATCATCTTTTCCAGAGGATTCAACGGTACCGGGATAGAGACCATCCTGAAGCAGGCCAACGTGCCGAAGGGATCATTCTACAACTTCTTCTCCAGCAAAGAGGAATTCGGCCTCGCCGTCATTGACCTATTCCTTTCGGAAATGACTGCGCTGCTCAAACCGATTAGTGAAGACCTCTCGTTGCCGCCCCTTGAGCGGATAAGGAGAACCTTCGAACTGCTCATCGCCAGGTTTGAAGAAAATAACTGCTCCAAGGGGTGCCTGCTCGCCAATCTTGGACTCGAGATGTCCGATCAGTGTGAGCCGTTCAGGCACCGTCTGGAGGATGCCCTGCAGAGGTGGATCGACTCAGTCGCGGAGATGCTCAAGGAAGCCCGTGAGACAGGGGCTGTCCACATCGAGGTCGAACCCTCCATTCTCGCAGAGAGTATGGTCGCTTCCTTCGAAGGCGCTCTGCTGCGGGCAAAAGTGAAGAAGTCCGTCGAGCCACTGAAGAACTTTATCCATCTCTATTTCAACGTGTTTCTGGCGTAG
- a CDS encoding type II toxin-antitoxin system HipA family toxin, giving the protein MNGALQVWSGNVSAGLLARTGASVAGAAHTFAYHTTELTDEAQVSLTMPIRLESWNSQDLHPIFQMNLPEGALLDAIKRTVAKITEADSLSILRITGGNQVGRNRFSLPGDRFPGIQETSESLEELLTYPDTVELFHDLLNRYSLRSGVSGVQPKVLLLAEERGTATVGQYIVKSWGSEYPQLAANEFFCMTAAKRAGLPVPEFHLAENGGLFIMKRFDVDDAGNPLGFEDMCVLQALGTDRKYQSTYERIARSISDFISPEWKQSAREQFFATLALSIMVRNGDAHLKNFGVLYDAPGAPVRFAPTYDIVTTTAYLPKDVPALALAGTKKWWPKKMLQKFALSHLGIAPGKVNEIMEQVADSVLETRADVNSYMHDHPQFAEVGSRMLAEWEAAIDSLMT; this is encoded by the coding sequence ATGAACGGCGCACTGCAGGTCTGGTCGGGAAATGTCAGCGCCGGTCTTCTGGCAAGGACCGGGGCGAGTGTAGCAGGGGCGGCGCACACCTTTGCCTACCATACCACTGAACTCACGGATGAGGCGCAGGTCTCCCTCACCATGCCCATCAGGCTGGAGAGCTGGAATAGTCAGGATCTGCACCCGATCTTCCAGATGAACCTGCCGGAAGGGGCGCTTTTGGACGCGATCAAGAGGACCGTCGCCAAGATCACCGAGGCGGACTCTCTCTCCATCTTGAGGATCACCGGCGGCAATCAGGTGGGACGGAACCGCTTCTCCCTGCCGGGTGACCGCTTCCCTGGGATACAGGAAACCTCGGAGTCCTTGGAAGAGCTCCTGACCTATCCCGACACTGTTGAATTGTTTCACGATCTGCTGAACCGGTATTCCCTGCGCTCCGGTGTCTCCGGCGTCCAGCCGAAGGTTCTTTTACTGGCGGAGGAACGGGGCACGGCCACTGTCGGACAGTACATTGTCAAATCATGGGGAAGCGAGTACCCCCAACTGGCGGCCAACGAGTTTTTCTGCATGACGGCCGCCAAGCGGGCCGGCTTGCCGGTCCCGGAGTTTCATTTGGCCGAGAACGGCGGCCTCTTCATCATGAAGCGGTTCGACGTCGACGATGCGGGCAACCCTCTTGGGTTCGAGGACATGTGTGTCCTTCAGGCTCTTGGCACCGACCGCAAGTACCAGAGCACCTACGAGCGAATCGCCCGGAGCATCAGTGACTTCATATCGCCGGAATGGAAGCAGAGCGCGCGCGAACAGTTCTTCGCCACCTTGGCGCTCTCGATCATGGTCCGTAACGGCGATGCCCACCTCAAGAACTTTGGCGTTCTCTACGACGCGCCCGGTGCTCCGGTGCGCTTCGCTCCCACCTACGACATCGTGACAACCACGGCCTACCTTCCCAAAGATGTCCCCGCGCTGGCGCTAGCCGGAACCAAGAAGTGGTGGCCGAAGAAGATGCTCCAAAAATTCGCGCTGAGTCACCTGGGGATCGCGCCGGGTAAGGTGAACGAGATCATGGAACAGGTGGCGGATTCGGTCCTCGAAACTCGTGCAGACGTGAACTCGTACATGCATGACCACCCGCAATTCGCAGAGGTGGGAAGCCGAATGCTCGCAGAGTGGGAAGCGGCGATAGACTCCCTGATGACGTGA
- a CDS encoding Hsp70 family protein, whose protein sequence is MKAVFGLDFGTTNSALSVYRDGKVEVVDIDESSSNRSLMRSVLYFNEDDEIFTGQEAIGQYVNDGAAGRFMQSIKTFLPNRSFEGTEVFGKKYGIDDLVAIILRRIKAKGEAYVGHPVDSVVLGRPVVFSEDAEKDALAQLRLEKAARKAGFSHIHFQFEPVAAALSFEETLSAGTEKLVFIGDFGGGTSDFTVIKVKGGAFDRTDRRSDVLSIGGVYTAGDKFDSQIMWEKIAKYFGRGVRYKGMGKDELFDIPHSIIYTLCQWHRIPLLRGRKTREQIRLIKNAATDRQALENLEHLISDNYGFFLFQCIEKAKCELSQQEFAQVSFKERGLTIEEGITREEFEAINRENLSRISGTIDEVVSRSGVRNDQIDTVFLTGGTSRIPVIRRLFEDRFGSDKLENRNAFTSVVHGLGASVPLFSDGR, encoded by the coding sequence ATGAAGGCAGTTTTCGGTCTGGATTTCGGGACCACCAATTCCGCGCTTTCCGTTTACCGGGACGGCAAGGTCGAAGTAGTCGACATCGACGAGTCAAGCAGCAACCGCTCCCTCATGCGCTCGGTCCTCTACTTCAACGAGGACGACGAGATCTTCACCGGCCAGGAGGCCATCGGACAGTACGTCAACGACGGAGCGGCGGGGCGCTTCATGCAGTCCATAAAGACCTTCCTCCCCAACAGGAGCTTCGAGGGGACCGAGGTGTTCGGCAAGAAGTACGGCATCGACGACCTGGTCGCCATCATCCTGAGGAGGATCAAGGCGAAGGGGGAAGCGTACGTAGGCCATCCGGTGGACAGCGTCGTTCTTGGGCGCCCCGTCGTTTTCTCCGAGGATGCCGAAAAGGATGCCCTGGCACAGCTCAGGCTTGAGAAGGCGGCGCGCAAAGCCGGGTTCAGCCATATCCATTTCCAGTTCGAGCCGGTCGCCGCCGCCCTCTCGTTCGAAGAGACGCTCTCCGCAGGGACCGAAAAGCTGGTCTTCATCGGTGACTTCGGCGGCGGGACCTCCGACTTCACCGTCATCAAGGTGAAAGGAGGAGCCTTCGACCGCACCGACCGGCGCTCCGACGTTCTCTCCATCGGAGGGGTCTATACGGCGGGCGACAAATTCGACTCCCAGATCATGTGGGAAAAGATCGCCAAGTATTTCGGTCGCGGGGTCAGATACAAGGGGATGGGGAAGGACGAGCTTTTCGATATCCCGCACAGCATCATCTACACGCTGTGCCAGTGGCACAGGATTCCGCTCCTGAGGGGGAGAAAGACCAGGGAGCAGATCCGGCTCATCAAAAACGCCGCTACGGACCGACAGGCCCTCGAGAACCTCGAGCACCTCATCAGTGACAACTATGGTTTTTTCCTGTTCCAGTGCATCGAGAAGGCGAAATGCGAGCTGTCGCAACAAGAGTTCGCGCAGGTCAGCTTCAAGGAGCGCGGCCTGACCATCGAAGAGGGGATAACCAGGGAAGAGTTCGAAGCGATCAACCGGGAGAACCTAAGCCGGATCTCCGGCACCATCGACGAAGTTGTCAGCAGGTCGGGAGTCCGAAACGATCAAATCGACACCGTGTTCCTCACCGGGGGAACCTCGCGGATACCTGTGATCCGGCGTCTCTTCGAAGATCGTTTCGGCAGCGACAAGCTCGAGAACCGCAACGCCTTCACCAGCGTCGTTCACGGCCTGGGTGCGAGCGTCCCGCTCTTTAGCGACGGCCGTTAG
- a CDS encoding helix-turn-helix domain-containing protein: MLFELGEEIRKVRKLRKVTQEQIAHDLGMSRATISQLEAGTVQEIGIRKVMRVLDYLGLELRVRKAGAPPTLDELREDL, encoded by the coding sequence ATGTTATTCGAACTTGGCGAAGAAATCCGCAAGGTCCGCAAACTCCGGAAGGTCACGCAAGAGCAGATCGCGCATGACCTCGGCATGAGCCGCGCCACCATCAGTCAGTTGGAGGCCGGAACCGTGCAGGAGATCGGGATTCGGAAGGTGATGAGGGTACTCGACTACCTGGGGCTCGAACTGCGGGTGCGCAAGGCCGGTGCTCCCCCCACCCTTGACGAGTTGAGAGAGGATCTATGA
- a CDS encoding MBL fold metallo-hydrolase, with translation MKFSTIIARAVLALSLACASTFVAVAPAQAAAPMQHKQVPGFYRTMIGDYEVTALYDGGGSINSNLLHGDPALIQSLLARSFQDDHVSATVQGFLVNTGSKLVLIDTGAGGHWGPPTLGKLVQNLKASGYKPEQIDLVLLTHLHGDHAGGIYENGKRVFPNATVMMKKADADFWLSKEIMAQAPEDAKIFFKIAQDGAAPYLAAGQWKPFEGMDEIVPGIAPYAIPGHTPGHTGYMISSKGQSLLVWGDVAHVGAVQMPHPEVSIVFDSDSESAVKTREALLVKLAADKTMIAAAHMPFPGLGRIRKADTGVGYDWVPATFVDLR, from the coding sequence ATGAAGTTCTCCACCATCATTGCGCGTGCCGTGCTCGCGCTATCGTTAGCATGTGCGAGCACCTTCGTTGCTGTAGCACCGGCCCAAGCTGCAGCGCCGATGCAGCACAAGCAGGTTCCGGGCTTCTATCGCACGATGATTGGTGACTATGAAGTCACCGCGCTCTATGACGGCGGCGGCAGCATTAACTCCAATCTCCTGCATGGCGATCCAGCGCTCATCCAGTCCCTTCTGGCGCGCTCGTTCCAAGACGATCATGTCTCGGCCACCGTCCAAGGCTTCCTCGTCAATACCGGCTCCAAGCTCGTTCTCATCGATACTGGTGCAGGCGGTCACTGGGGCCCTCCCACGCTGGGTAAGCTCGTACAGAACTTGAAAGCCTCGGGCTACAAGCCGGAGCAGATTGATCTAGTGCTGCTGACCCATCTTCACGGTGACCATGCTGGCGGAATCTACGAAAACGGCAAACGCGTCTTTCCGAATGCGACCGTGATGATGAAGAAGGCCGACGCCGACTTCTGGCTGTCAAAGGAAATCATGGCCCAGGCCCCGGAAGATGCAAAAATCTTCTTCAAAATCGCACAAGATGGCGCCGCGCCTTACCTGGCCGCGGGCCAATGGAAGCCGTTCGAAGGCATGGACGAAATCGTCCCCGGCATCGCACCGTATGCCATTCCCGGCCACACGCCCGGTCACACTGGCTACATGATTTCCTCTAAGGGTCAGTCGCTGCTGGTCTGGGGCGACGTAGCTCATGTTGGGGCAGTCCAGATGCCACACCCGGAAGTCAGCATCGTCTTCGACTCGGACAGCGAATCGGCTGTCAAAACACGTGAAGCCCTTTTGGTGAAACTCGCTGCGGACAAGACTATGATTGCCGCCGCCCACATGCCGTTCCCTGGCCTGGGCCGTATTCGCAAGGCCGACACCGGCGTTGGCTACGACTGGGTACCGGCGACCTTCGTCGACCTGAGGTGA
- a CDS encoding CGGC domain-containing protein gives MVRIGIITCANMTNDLACSSVGCLEDSYASKGKFSRYAERGGAQVAGIISCSGCPTLRAPEKILKRVRTLAVSGVEAIHFAYCLEHNCPFKNKYRSILQSEFPNIEFISGTHEVPDEKQAADLDAFVKNALCQQSASMADLIESLNGGSR, from the coding sequence ATGGTAAGAATCGGAATCATCACCTGCGCCAACATGACGAATGACCTGGCCTGCAGCTCTGTAGGCTGCCTTGAGGACAGCTATGCAAGCAAGGGGAAATTTTCTCGCTATGCAGAGCGTGGGGGAGCCCAGGTAGCGGGAATCATCAGCTGTTCGGGCTGTCCTACCCTAAGGGCGCCGGAGAAAATCCTGAAACGGGTCAGAACACTTGCGGTGAGCGGTGTAGAGGCTATTCACTTTGCCTACTGCCTTGAGCACAATTGCCCGTTCAAAAACAAGTACCGGAGCATTTTGCAATCCGAATTTCCGAACATCGAGTTTATTAGCGGGACCCACGAGGTCCCCGACGAAAAGCAAGCTGCTGACCTTGATGCATTTGTAAAGAACGCTCTCTGTCAACAGAGCGCCTCAATGGCTGATCTCATTGAAAGTCTCAATGGCGGATCTCGTTGA
- a CDS encoding HEAT repeat domain-containing protein, which yields MSDRTRNAGTQETASSPLLVKLIRDLNVARRNMRTYPQGHQVIDVSLATALKSYASLLGELDEVVLLVAGSTLMLGDQPVDRSNPVMRDFARVLHEREIGALVFHRGLTREELRRFIIILGSTREKIYRAGGIRAVWEKSGITSFGIREIRYDLLSVTEEPLLKSGEAGSAGDLWERFALALKNGMAGGGALAEGALDPELVAEALNLSGQDGLLTPGGFAPLLLDALVQGETASPQARELTNQRFAGFVSKLNPAMRQQFLGAAWASKAIAAPDLASIVSQVPAQVVMETLEEIGPNQEGIPQVVLQLLRQFSGALSSDELQAEGADLQTRVRTILREHASEEFIPKSYQQKLHRMMEPDQVPLLGSEGVQDLLETIDQSSIEKKTGDMLLLFLKSVEGEVEELTGYERSLYDIGIYFLRTGAYTEFLNILREVNGGGVPLPVKEQVLELFACEEFINEVLDGLQTWGKPRFNEIAEVILTVGAPFTDGLLDRLAESESMSLRRFIMDRLAEIGTPAAPAIIKRLSDRRWYFLRNLIQLIRRLELYETVDKLRMLAHHSDRRVSSEAFRALLEFGEAGAEEALVRDLESPDRQTRLAALEVAGMARSPRGLGALHAMLATSGFSKNELQVKGLAVQALGEIGDPASLPVLEKLLYCVSLLHLTGLTRLKLDTVSTLWRYPSEASLPLLRKVASKRGAVGRQAALLLRGRQEDAS from the coding sequence ATGAGCGATCGAACCAGAAATGCCGGAACGCAGGAAACGGCGTCCTCCCCGTTGCTTGTGAAGCTGATACGCGACCTCAACGTCGCGCGGCGCAACATGAGGACTTACCCGCAGGGACATCAGGTGATTGATGTTTCTCTCGCCACCGCTTTGAAGAGCTACGCCTCCCTTCTGGGCGAGCTGGACGAGGTGGTCCTGCTGGTGGCAGGTTCGACCCTCATGCTCGGGGATCAGCCTGTCGACAGGTCCAACCCGGTCATGAGGGATTTCGCGCGTGTGCTTCACGAACGGGAAATCGGGGCGCTGGTTTTCCATCGGGGGCTCACCAGGGAGGAGCTCCGGCGTTTCATCATCATCCTTGGCAGCACGCGCGAGAAGATCTATCGCGCCGGAGGGATCCGGGCCGTTTGGGAAAAGTCGGGCATCACCTCTTTCGGCATCAGGGAGATCCGTTATGACCTCCTGAGCGTTACCGAAGAGCCGCTTTTAAAGTCAGGGGAGGCGGGGAGCGCCGGGGACCTGTGGGAGCGCTTCGCCCTTGCCCTCAAGAACGGGATGGCGGGCGGCGGGGCGCTCGCCGAGGGGGCGCTCGACCCGGAGCTCGTTGCCGAGGCACTCAACCTGTCCGGGCAGGACGGTCTCCTTACGCCGGGGGGATTTGCTCCCCTGCTGCTGGATGCGTTGGTCCAGGGAGAAACGGCGTCCCCACAGGCCAGGGAGCTTACCAACCAGAGATTTGCCGGTTTCGTCAGTAAGCTGAACCCTGCCATGCGTCAGCAGTTTCTTGGCGCCGCCTGGGCGTCCAAGGCGATCGCCGCACCCGATCTGGCGTCGATTGTCAGCCAGGTGCCGGCCCAGGTGGTGATGGAGACGCTGGAGGAAATAGGTCCGAACCAGGAGGGCATTCCCCAGGTTGTTCTGCAACTGCTGCGTCAGTTCAGCGGTGCGCTCTCTTCCGACGAGCTGCAAGCGGAGGGGGCGGACCTGCAGACCAGGGTAAGGACCATCCTCAGGGAACACGCGAGCGAAGAGTTCATCCCGAAGAGTTACCAGCAGAAACTGCACAGGATGATGGAGCCTGATCAGGTCCCCCTCCTGGGAAGTGAAGGAGTGCAGGACCTGCTGGAAACAATCGACCAGTCCTCCATAGAGAAGAAGACCGGCGACATGCTGCTCCTGTTCCTGAAATCCGTCGAGGGGGAGGTGGAGGAGCTTACCGGGTACGAACGGAGCCTCTACGACATCGGGATCTACTTCCTGCGAACCGGCGCTTACACGGAGTTCCTGAATATACTGCGCGAGGTGAACGGTGGAGGAGTGCCCCTTCCGGTCAAAGAGCAGGTCCTGGAGCTTTTCGCCTGCGAGGAGTTCATCAACGAGGTGCTGGACGGTCTGCAAACCTGGGGCAAGCCGAGATTCAACGAGATTGCCGAAGTGATCCTGACGGTCGGCGCTCCTTTCACCGACGGGCTGCTGGACCGGCTGGCCGAAAGCGAAAGCATGTCGCTGCGGCGCTTCATAATGGATCGGTTGGCAGAGATCGGTACCCCGGCCGCCCCGGCCATCATCAAGCGGCTCTCCGACCGCCGCTGGTATTTTCTGCGCAACCTGATCCAGCTGATCCGGCGTCTGGAGCTGTACGAGACCGTGGATAAGCTGCGCATGCTCGCCCATCACAGTGATCGCAGGGTCTCGAGCGAGGCCTTTAGGGCGCTGCTTGAGTTCGGGGAGGCGGGGGCCGAGGAGGCGCTGGTGCGGGATCTGGAGAGCCCTGACCGGCAGACCCGGCTTGCTGCTCTCGAGGTCGCGGGGATGGCGAGATCCCCCAGGGGCCTCGGAGCGCTGCACGCCATGCTGGCCACATCCGGCTTCTCCAAAAATGAGCTGCAGGTGAAAGGGCTGGCCGTGCAGGCCCTTGGGGAGATCGGGGATCCGGCCTCGCTCCCCGTGCTTGAAAAACTGCTCTACTGCGTGAGCCTTCTGCACCTGACCGGGCTCACCAGGCTGAAGCTTGACACGGTCTCGACGCTCTGGCGCTACCCTAGCGAAGCCTCCCTTCCGCTTCTGCGGAAAGTCGCCTCAAAAAGGGGGGCGGTGGGGCGGCAGGCGGCGCTATTGTTGCGCGGCAGGCAGGAAGACGCATCATGA
- a CDS encoding NADH:flavin oxidoreductase, with the protein MKAFEGMKAFEEMKFKNLTVKNRIVRSATHSHLGNLDGTISDEELDMFEELASNDIGLIIAGQFFVSKKGIVRPGSNELAEDYQIERASKIIARVRPYGTKVIAQLNHAGAKAYPEDNKVGPSVIELEKDKPAREISVNEIESVIEDFIDAAYRAKSSGMDGVEIHCAHDYLLCEFLTPSFNKRTDKYGETHEGRFLIVKEIIQGIKNKCGSDYPVFVKVNSNAAKENEQYTSDLKKMMPEFKRLGVEAVEFSGSNFIHMKYSDHNYFVESAMNIKGNTDIPVVVVGGIRNFADMEAVLEAGVDMISISRPLIREPDLITRLKNGQEKARCTSCNKCFVVGKKRCVFNKD; encoded by the coding sequence ATGAAAGCATTTGAGGGAATGAAAGCATTTGAGGAGATGAAATTTAAAAATCTAACGGTTAAAAACAGAATCGTGAGATCAGCGACACACAGCCATTTAGGGAACCTCGATGGTACGATTAGCGATGAAGAACTGGATATGTTTGAAGAACTGGCGAGCAATGACATCGGACTAATCATCGCGGGACAATTTTTTGTATCCAAAAAAGGGATTGTAAGACCCGGCTCCAATGAACTTGCCGAAGATTATCAAATCGAACGAGCAAGTAAAATCATTGCAAGAGTTCGACCATACGGCACCAAAGTGATTGCACAACTCAATCATGCAGGCGCCAAAGCCTATCCCGAGGATAATAAAGTTGGGCCATCGGTTATTGAACTTGAGAAAGATAAGCCCGCCCGAGAGATAAGTGTGAATGAAATTGAGTCCGTGATTGAGGATTTCATAGATGCTGCTTATCGTGCAAAATCATCAGGGATGGATGGTGTTGAAATTCATTGTGCCCACGACTACCTTCTATGTGAGTTTTTAACACCATCATTCAACAAGAGAACCGATAAATATGGTGAAACCCATGAAGGCAGATTTTTAATTGTCAAAGAGATAATCCAAGGGATCAAAAACAAGTGTGGGTCTGATTATCCGGTTTTCGTCAAGGTGAATTCAAATGCCGCTAAAGAAAATGAACAATATACGAGTGACTTGAAGAAAATGATGCCTGAGTTTAAGAGATTGGGTGTCGAAGCTGTTGAATTTAGCGGGTCCAATTTCATACATATGAAATACTCGGATCACAATTATTTTGTTGAGAGCGCAATGAATATCAAAGGGAATACAGACATCCCTGTAGTAGTAGTTGGCGGTATACGAAATTTTGCGGATATGGAGGCAGTGTTGGAGGCTGGCGTTGACATGATCTCTATAAGCAGACCACTTATACGCGAACCCGATTTGATTACCCGACTAAAAAACGGTCAGGAAAAAGCAAGATGTACAAGTTGCAACAAGTGCTTTGTTGTTGGGAAAAAGAGATGCGTTTTTAACAAAGATTAA
- a CDS encoding alpha-amylase family glycosyl hydrolase, with product MTVTIEDTGRYVSGYKFQELGACRVGSSVKFRAWLPFANDVKLVLFNENGQETLHQMTREGASDYFSTLVSDAAEGQQYLYRIDGRDKSDPRAKQMVHSAGNSILRLRDYPWKVNDFQMAPWSELVIYQMHCGSFPDKTVQDERLIEDVIDELFYLQKLGVNAIELLPTSEFPRDRSFGYDTAALYAVESKYGGPIALKQLVDAAHARGIAVILDVVYNHISPDYNDPETGNMSIWRMTPGWDPRLPDGSAGGGVYFYNDWRWPAGFGHRPDYGRQEVRDFLRDNAMMWLLEFRVDGLRFDSVANIRNVYGNDPQLKAAYDIDRGWWLLQEINYCVSCEYERRNLITIAEDLKDNEWVTKDTNAGGAGFGSQWNDTYMYTVRDALTATEDRFRNMDRLRDVLYQRYNTDAFERIVTNESHDAASILHKDEGKKRLTEAIDPGHVDDSWYVRKRTGLGAAMVLTSPGIPMVLQGQELLEWRWMGDRRNDECGVDWNRFCNVNEDCRTCMNKHGECRTATGAPCDKTIDCSECPELPERCEPEGPFKGIFMQYRDLIHLRRNWFNNTRGLRGQHINVFHVNNADKLIAYHRWEHGGAGDDVVVVLNFADRSYDNYTIGLPRGGQWQVRFNSDSGLYGPMFGNFFSYGTEATPAEMDGLHFKADIGIGRYSAIILSQ from the coding sequence ATGACGGTAACTATTGAAGACACTGGGCGTTATGTAAGTGGTTATAAGTTTCAGGAGCTGGGGGCTTGTCGCGTTGGCAGTAGCGTCAAATTCCGCGCTTGGCTCCCATTTGCCAACGACGTAAAGCTTGTCCTGTTCAACGAAAACGGGCAGGAAACGTTACACCAGATGACCAGGGAAGGGGCCAGCGACTATTTTTCAACTCTTGTGTCCGATGCAGCCGAGGGCCAGCAGTACCTCTACCGGATCGATGGCAGAGACAAAAGCGACCCTCGGGCTAAGCAGATGGTACACTCCGCGGGAAACTCGATCCTCCGCCTGCGTGATTACCCATGGAAGGTGAACGATTTCCAGATGGCCCCTTGGAGTGAGCTGGTGATCTATCAGATGCACTGCGGGAGCTTCCCGGACAAGACTGTGCAGGACGAAAGACTCATAGAGGACGTCATCGACGAGCTGTTCTACTTGCAGAAGCTGGGCGTCAACGCCATCGAGTTACTACCCACCTCCGAGTTTCCGCGCGACCGATCCTTTGGATACGACACTGCGGCTCTCTATGCCGTCGAGTCCAAGTATGGCGGCCCGATTGCCCTCAAACAACTGGTCGATGCCGCTCATGCACGTGGCATCGCCGTCATTCTCGACGTCGTCTATAACCACATAAGTCCCGACTATAATGATCCAGAAACAGGCAACATGTCGATATGGCGCATGACGCCCGGGTGGGATCCGCGCCTGCCCGATGGCTCTGCCGGTGGTGGCGTCTATTTCTACAACGACTGGCGGTGGCCCGCAGGCTTTGGTCACCGCCCGGACTACGGCAGGCAGGAAGTGCGCGACTTCCTAAGGGACAACGCCATGATGTGGTTGCTGGAGTTCCGTGTTGACGGCCTTCGTTTCGACTCGGTAGCCAACATCCGCAACGTCTATGGCAACGATCCCCAACTGAAAGCCGCCTACGATATCGATAGGGGATGGTGGCTTCTTCAGGAGATCAACTACTGCGTGAGCTGTGAATACGAAAGAAGGAACCTGATCACCATTGCCGAGGACCTGAAGGATAACGAGTGGGTCACGAAGGATACGAATGCCGGTGGCGCAGGGTTCGGTTCGCAGTGGAATGACACCTACATGTACACGGTCCGTGACGCTCTGACGGCAACAGAGGACCGTTTCCGCAACATGGACCGCTTGCGCGACGTTCTCTACCAGAGATACAACACCGATGCCTTTGAACGCATCGTCACCAATGAAAGCCACGACGCCGCATCCATTCTCCATAAGGATGAGGGGAAAAAGCGGCTGACGGAAGCGATCGACCCGGGGCATGTGGATGACAGCTGGTATGTCAGGAAGAGAACCGGTTTGGGGGCCGCCATGGTGCTCACCTCACCGGGGATACCGATGGTCCTGCAAGGGCAGGAACTGCTGGAATGGAGGTGGATGGGGGACAGGCGGAACGACGAGTGCGGCGTAGACTGGAACCGCTTCTGCAATGTGAACGAGGACTGTCGGACCTGCATGAACAAACATGGCGAGTGCCGCACTGCGACCGGAGCGCCGTGTGACAAGACCATCGACTGCAGCGAATGTCCGGAGCTGCCGGAGCGCTGTGAGCCGGAAGGGCCGTTCAAGGGGATCTTCATGCAGTATCGGGATCTGATCCATCTGCGCCGGAACTGGTTCAACAACACGCGAGGGTTGCGTGGGCAGCACATCAATGTCTTCCACGTCAACAACGCCGACAAGCTTATTGCGTATCACCGGTGGGAGCACGGCGGGGCCGGCGACGACGTTGTAGTAGTGCTGAATTTCGCGGACCGCTCTTATGACAACTACACGATCGGGCTTCCGAGGGGCGGGCAGTGGCAGGTTCGTTTTAACAGCGACTCCGGCCTCTATGGGCCGATGTTCGGAAACTTTTTCAGCTACGGCACCGAAGCCACGCCAGCCGAGATGGACGGCCTCCACTTCAAGGCGGACATCGGTATAGGCCGCTACTCGGCGATCATCCTCTCACAGTAA